The nucleotide window CCCGGCATCGCCACCCCGGCCGGCAACGCCGTCACCCTCGAATGGCCGCCGCACTCCGGCCGCACAGCGAGCTTTCCCGAAATCGACCGCATCGGCTGGTTCGCCCCCGACGAGGCCCGCCGCCTGCTCGTCGCCGGGCAGGTTCCGGTGGTGGATGCTGCGGTGCGGTGGGCGGCGGGGCGGTAGTCGGCCGCGATGATGAGCTGGACCCGCATCCGAGGTTTGACCGCCGAGTACTGGGCCGACAGAGCACCCGATCTGGGGCTATCTGTGGGGCAACTCCCGACGCTACGGTACCGCTGATGACTGACGCGCAACACACCGCCCCCGCCGGTTGGTACCCGGATCCTGAAACCAAACACCTCAGGTGGTGGGACGGCACGCGGTGGGCCCAGTTCGCTCCCCCGACCTCGCAGCCGTATGCTCCACCGCCACCGTGGAAATCAACTGGGGCCGCGATCGCGCTCTGCTTGCTCCTCGGTGCCTTCGGCGCCGACCGTTTCTATCTACGCCATCCTGGCCAGGGTGTAACGATCATCATCCTGTGGTGGGTCGGATGGGCTCTGACTCCGGTCATGGTCGGCTGGGTGCCGGTCATCATCGCCGCTATCTGGATGCTTGTGAACCTCTTCACGATTCCCGACGACGTCAACCGGTTGAACACGGTCATCGCTGCCGAAGCTCACGAGCGACGACCTTGAGTCGGCGGCGCATAGGGCGGGCCCTCATCCGAGGTTCGCGAACGCCTTGGCAGCGGCGATGACCTTACGGGGTCCGTCGAACGGATCCTCCTCACGCAGCACTTGCGCCGGCGCAGTGTCACCCAGTGTCGGGTTCATCCTGGGGTGTGACACTTTCTGTTGACGGTTGTTACCAGGAAGTAGTTTCACGAGATGTCGTCGAGTCGTAGGAAGTTCACGGATGAGTTCAAGGCCGACGCGGTCCAGCTCGTCGTGCAGGGCAAGCGTGCGGTGGCGCAGGTCGCCAGGGAGTTGGGTATCAACGAGTCCTCGCTGGGGTACTGGGTCAAGGCGTACCGGCAGCAGCATCCTGATCCGCAGACCGCGCCGATGCCGGTCGATGCAGCACGGATCGCTCGTCTGGAGGCTGAGAATCGCCGGTTGATCGAGGAGAACGCGTTCTTGAAAAAAGCCGCGGCCTTCTTCGCCCGGGAACAGCGGTGAGCGTGAAGTTCACGCTGATCCACGCGGAGAAGGCCAACCACACGGTCGAGTTCATGGCCTCGATGCTCGGCGTTACTCGCGCCGGCTACTACGCGTGGGCGCGGCGGCAGGGCACGGCCTCGCCGGCGGCGACGCGACGAGCGGCCCTGTCGGAGCTGATCATGCAGATCCATCACGACTCGGCCCAGACCAGCGGGTTCCGGCGGGTAGTGGCCGAACTGGGCCGCCGCGGCATCCACGCGTCGGAAGGCCTGGTCCGGAGACTCATGCGTGAGGCGGGACTATTCGGCGTTCAGCCGCGTACGAGGAAGCGAACCACGATCCCCGCCGCTGACGCCGCCGAACGCCCCGATCTGCTTCGCCGCGACTTCACCGCCGATCACCCCGGGACCCGGTTGGTGGGCGATATCACCTACCTGCGTACCGGGCAGGGATGGCTGTACCTGGCCACCGTCATCGACTTGTTCAACCGTGAGGTCGTGGGTTGGTCGATGGCCGATCACATGCGCACCGAACTCGTCGCCGACGCCCTTCGCATGGCGCACGCGCACGGGCGTGTCGAGCACGGGGCGATCTTCCACAGCGACCGCGGCAGCGTCTACACCTCGCAGGCTTACGCCGACATCGCCGACAGTCTCGGAGTGCGCCTATCGGTCGGACGCACCGGGGTTTGCTGGGACAACGCCGTGGCCGAATCGTTCTTCAGCATGCTGAAGAACGAGATGTACCACCGGTACCACTTCACGACCCGAGCGCAGGCACGGTTCCACGTCATGCAGTACATCGAAGTGTTCTACAACCGTCGCAGATTGCACTCGAGCCTCGGATACCGCACCCCGGCCGAAGTCCGAGCCCAGCACGACCCTCAGACCGCGATCGCGGCCTGAACACCAAACAGACCGTCCACCGAAACTTGACACAGCCCAATCCGAGTTGCAGAATACCGCCCGCTTCCGTCTCGCAGGAGCGGTTCCAGCCAAGGTGCTCGCGGACATGCTCGGCTTCAGCGTCGCCACCTTCGAGAACTACGCCCGCCTCTCAGGAGGCACCCGCGGCGACTACCCGGCCCTCCGCTCGCGTTCCGGCCTGGCAGTTCGCGGCTGAGAGGATAAGAGCATGACCGCAACCATCCGATCCACGTTGCTTCGGCTGGGCAACGGTTCCAGCTAAGAGGGCTGTTATGGCCTACGATGACCCGCGTCTGGTGGACCTCTACGACGGCGACAACCCGGATGGTGATGATCACGCCTTCTACCGAGGTTTGGCCGAAAGCATTGACGCCCACCGCATCCTCGACCTGGGTTGCGGCACCGGCATGCTCACGGTCACTCTCGCGACCCCCGACCGGACAGTCGTCGGGGTCGACCCGTCCGAGGCCATGCTCGCCGTCGCGCGCAGTCGGCCGGGCGCGGAGCGCGTGCACTGGGTCCGAGGGGACAGCCGCCAGATCCACGGCGGAGAGTTCGACCTCGCGGTGATGACCGGCAACGTCGCCCAGC belongs to Agromyces archimandritae and includes:
- a CDS encoding IS3 family transposase (programmed frameshift), with translation MSSSRRKFTDEFKADAVQLVVQGKRAVAQVARELGINESSLGYWVKAYRQQHPDPQTAPMPVDAARIARLEAENRRLIEENAFLKKGRGLLRPGTAVSVKFTLIHAEKANHTVEFMASMLGVTRAGYYAWARRQGTASPAATRRAALSELIMQIHHDSAQTSGFRRVVAELGRRGIHASEGLVRRLMREAGLFGVQPRTRKRTTIPAADAAERPDLLRRDFTADHPGTRLVGDITYLRTGQGWLYLATVIDLFNREVVGWSMADHMRTELVADALRMAHAHGRVEHGAIFHSDRGSVYTSQAYADIADSLGVRLSVGRTGVCWDNAVAESFFSMLKNEMYHRYHFTTRAQARFHVMQYIEVFYNRRRLHSSLGYRTPAEVRAQHDPQTAIAA
- a CDS encoding NINE protein; protein product: MTDAQHTAPAGWYPDPETKHLRWWDGTRWAQFAPPTSQPYAPPPPWKSTGAAIALCLLLGAFGADRFYLRHPGQGVTIIILWWVGWALTPVMVGWVPVIIAAIWMLVNLFTIPDDVNRLNTVIAAEAHERRP